The Bacillus sp. B-jedd sequence GCGGCAAACGTGGAAGGGGCGGAAAAGATCTTTCAGCTTCTTGAACCTGCCGTAAAGGAAAAAGACGCTGACCTTTCAAAGGAAATCCAGGATCGTTTCAAAAATGTCTACAGTCTGTTGGAACAGCATAAAAAAGGTGATGGCTATAAACTTTACACGGAATTGACTGAAGCGGAGGTAAAGGATCTTAGCCAGGCGATTGATGCACTAGCAGAACCGCTGTCTCAAATCGGTATTGTAACGGAGGCGTCATAATTGACCAAGAACCAAAATAGTTCTGAAGAGACTGCTCTTTTAAAAAAGAAGATTTCAAGGCGCGACATCCTTAAAACTGCGGGCGTAGGCGGAGTAGGGGTCCTGCTAGGTGCTTCTGGCCTTGGAGGTTTCCTTTCCGTTGCAGAAGGAAAAGCAACCGATACATCTGCTCGGGATATTGTCCCTTTCTACGGAAAACACCAAGGTGGCATTACGACAAAAACACAGAACCACCTCTACTTTGCCTCTTTGGATGTCACTGCATCATCAAAGGAAGAGTTGGCGAAGCTTTTCAAAGAGTGGACAGAGGCTGCCGCTTTGATGTCAGAGGGAAAACCTGTCGGAGATATATCTAGCAATCAATTTGTGCCGCCTAAGGATACTGGGGAAGCTATTGGACTTTCGGCAGCCAATCTTTCTATTACATTTGGAGTGGGTCCTAGCCTTTTTCTCAAAGAAGGCAAGGACCGCTTTGGGTTAAGCCACAAGCGGCCCAAAGAACTTTCCGACCTTCCGAAATTCCCCTTAGATGCGCTGAAGGAGGAATGGACCGGAGGGGACATTTGCATACAAGCCTGCGCGGATGACATGCAGATTGCCTTTCATGCTGTAAGGAACTTAGTTCGTATAGCAAGAGGAAAGGCAATATTGAGGTGGGTACAGCCAGGCTTTCAGCGATCCAAACAGACCGATGCCAATGAAGGAACACCTAGAAATCTATTTGGTTTTAAAGATGGGACTGTAAACCCTGATGTGAACAATAATAAACAAATGGACCAGCAAGTCTGGGTACAGGCGGGTGATGGACCTGATTGGCTTACCGGGGGGAGCTACATGGTTGTCAGAAGGATCCAGATGTTCATTGAGGTGTGGGACCGGACTAACCTGAGGGAGCAGGAAAATACATTTGGACGTTACCGCGATAGCGGTGCCCCGTTAGGCCAAAAGGATGAATTTGAAAAACTGGATCTCAAACGAAAAAATGAAAACGGCGAATACGCGATTCCTGTTAACTCACACACCCGCCTTTCGCATGGTGATGGATCACAGCACATTCTCCGCAGGGCTTATTCCTATTCAAATGGAATGGATGTAAAAACAGGCAGCTTTGATGCTGGACTGCTTTTCATCTGTTTTCAGAGGACACCGAGCAAGCAATTTATTCCCATACAGGAACGGCTTGCAAAAATGGATAAATTGAACGAATATACATCACACGTTGGCAGTGCTATTTTTGCATGTTTGCCAGGGACAAAACAAGGCGGTTATATAGGAGAGACACTTTTCAACTAAGTTTTTCCTTTAACAAAGGGGAGATTCAAATTGCAGCGGATGATTAAATTCACAAAGCCATTTTTAATTCTTATCTCATTAGCTGTTTTATTCCAACTAGCCCACCCTACAGTGGCTGCGGAAAATCATGACGAGCTTTTCGTCCTGATTGGCGAAAGTTTAATGAAGGCGAAAGCCGGAGATCAAGCCACGGTTTCCAAAAACATGAATCAGTTTGCAGCAGAGTGGAATGCGATAAAGGATACCGACAGCAAAAATGCAAAAACG is a genomic window containing:
- the efeB gene encoding iron uptake transporter deferrochelatase/peroxidase subunit, which encodes MTKNQNSSEETALLKKKISRRDILKTAGVGGVGVLLGASGLGGFLSVAEGKATDTSARDIVPFYGKHQGGITTKTQNHLYFASLDVTASSKEELAKLFKEWTEAAALMSEGKPVGDISSNQFVPPKDTGEAIGLSAANLSITFGVGPSLFLKEGKDRFGLSHKRPKELSDLPKFPLDALKEEWTGGDICIQACADDMQIAFHAVRNLVRIARGKAILRWVQPGFQRSKQTDANEGTPRNLFGFKDGTVNPDVNNNKQMDQQVWVQAGDGPDWLTGGSYMVVRRIQMFIEVWDRTNLREQENTFGRYRDSGAPLGQKDEFEKLDLKRKNENGEYAIPVNSHTRLSHGDGSQHILRRAYSYSNGMDVKTGSFDAGLLFICFQRTPSKQFIPIQERLAKMDKLNEYTSHVGSAIFACLPGTKQGGYIGETLFN